A window of the Caldalkalibacillus salinus genome harbors these coding sequences:
- a CDS encoding ABC transporter permease, with product MSYELYFVQRSPNKIRKEKLLSFFQSNLWQVDTRAEQRDAFEVIYKNPLSKTTFQLNILDNNPGEQKEDGFYFSGILFSVEYAKPTFFAYEAMLILEEVCQAFDLYVINPQDYEIGGDSKPKNMNADAFTASWKENNKIKIHNVYEEMGVTLPYLPEDIGMAIWQYHLNKRTVTDRLGPAYVAPDYLFYQEHRSGVVKRAIAWTEWQAMVFPPCDYIIISQSLDYISYQALRESFGDYLQKINGPIDPLYTFNLQYADDVQRIYENLKPSGQLIHTHKKVMLSECVDVPDERKIHNEAAGTLDTHASSQQPKGKTTNQFFKQYRQSHTGENSENEEKQTTSSTKSKKGHDADNMNSSDVLEKNAAFSRENDVVLKRQTVKIKDLTFSSFVKWNIFLLLFIGILAGLITFGLSYMFSEQFNVTVLSMTFDSMTVGIASIFVIPLLFMILGFIASIILYVPLWLGLRVVNGLRLKGAFEIEPEI from the coding sequence ATGAGCTACGAACTATATTTTGTGCAAAGATCGCCTAACAAAATAAGAAAAGAAAAACTGCTGTCTTTCTTTCAATCAAATTTATGGCAGGTCGACACTCGTGCAGAGCAACGAGATGCGTTTGAGGTCATTTATAAGAACCCTCTTTCAAAAACCACGTTTCAACTTAACATCTTAGATAATAACCCCGGCGAACAGAAAGAAGATGGGTTTTATTTCAGCGGCATACTATTTAGTGTAGAGTATGCAAAACCTACGTTCTTCGCCTATGAAGCCATGCTCATTCTCGAAGAAGTATGTCAAGCGTTTGACCTCTATGTGATTAATCCACAAGACTATGAAATTGGTGGCGATAGTAAACCTAAAAACATGAATGCGGATGCTTTCACCGCCTCGTGGAAGGAAAATAATAAAATCAAGATCCATAACGTCTATGAAGAGATGGGCGTGACTTTACCTTACTTACCTGAAGATATAGGCATGGCCATCTGGCAGTATCATTTAAACAAGAGGACCGTCACCGACCGACTTGGGCCAGCTTATGTCGCACCAGATTATTTATTCTACCAAGAACATAGAAGTGGTGTTGTCAAGCGTGCTATCGCGTGGACAGAATGGCAAGCGATGGTATTCCCGCCCTGCGACTATATTATTATTAGTCAATCATTAGATTATATTTCTTATCAGGCATTAAGAGAGTCCTTTGGGGATTATCTGCAAAAAATCAACGGTCCCATCGACCCACTATATACATTTAACTTACAATACGCAGACGATGTGCAAAGAATATATGAAAATTTAAAGCCGAGCGGTCAGCTTATACATACCCATAAAAAAGTGATGTTATCAGAGTGTGTGGATGTCCCCGATGAACGTAAAATACATAACGAGGCGGCAGGAACTCTCGACACCCATGCCTCATCACAACAGCCAAAAGGGAAAACCACGAACCAATTTTTTAAACAATACCGCCAGTCACATACTGGGGAGAACAGCGAAAATGAGGAAAAACAAACGACCTCTTCGACAAAATCAAAGAAAGGACATGATGCAGATAACATGAACAGTTCCGATGTACTCGAAAAGAACGCAGCTTTTAGTCGTGAAAATGACGTCGTATTAAAGAGACAGACCGTTAAAATAAAAGACCTCACATTCAGTTCTTTTGTGAAGTGGAATATTTTTTTACTATTATTTATCGGTATCTTAGCCGGTTTAATCACTTTTGGATTAAGCTACATGTTTTCCGAGCAGTTTAATGTCACTGTCTTGAGTATGACCTTTGATAGTATGACAGTGGGCATAGCCAGTATTTTTGTCATTCCACTCCTATTTATGATCTTAGGATTCATCGCCTCTATTATTCTTTACGTACCGTTGTGGTTAGGATTACGAGTGGTGAATGGTTTACGCCTGAAGGGCGCTTTTGAAATCGAACCGGAGATATAA
- a CDS encoding VOC family protein, with protein sequence MNEEAKKGKQSPIKHNIGATFIPVKNIEAARDWYCDILGLEPDGDILFGHLYVIPLANGNGLVLDSKIYPQRSTGDAPLFHFDTEDIQQSYDFLNEKGVHITSDIEHGHFFHFKDPYGNALMVCQC encoded by the coding sequence GTGAACGAAGAGGCCAAAAAGGGGAAGCAGAGTCCAATAAAACATAACATTGGAGCCACGTTTATTCCCGTGAAAAATATTGAAGCTGCAAGAGATTGGTATTGCGACATACTCGGCTTGGAACCAGATGGTGACATATTATTTGGACACTTATATGTCATTCCGCTTGCAAATGGTAATGGCTTGGTCTTAGATAGTAAGATTTATCCTCAGCGGTCGACGGGCGATGCACCCCTTTTTCACTTTGATACAGAGGATATTCAACAGTCTTATGACTTTCTTAATGAAAAAGGAGTCCACATCACGTCGGACATTGAACATGGTCATTTCTTTCATTTCAAAGACCCGTACGGTAATGCCTTAATGGTATGTCAATGTTAA
- a CDS encoding heavy metal translocating P-type ATPase: MERHDDQKQVFRIQGFTUAGCAARFEQNVKALKGVQDAKVNFGSSKITVYGQTSIKQLEKAGAFENLSVYPENEAVTRIPLWRNKAALRTMISGLLLVIGWGLHLNIGEDVAIYAYLASIVLGGYVLFIQGLNNLIHFRFDMKTLMTIAIFGAAAIGEWGEGATVVFLFAISEALETYSMDRARQSIRSLMDISPKQALVKRDEKWVTVAVEDVRVGDIMSVKPGEKIAMDGTVIEGHSSVNQSAITGESLPVSKSSGNEVFAGTLNEAGHLTVEVTKKVEDTTIAKIIHLVEEAQAEKAPSQLFVDRFAAYYTPAIIVIAAGITTLPPLLFAAEWHEWIYRGLAVLVVGCPCALVISTPVSIVTAIGNAAKKGVLIKGGIHLEEIGRLKAIAVDKTGTLTTGKPNMTDIIVMNPDRQPQDLLGVATAIETQSQHPLATAFKDHAQQQKVDIEAWSVNDFQSLTGKGVKATVNGETYYVGHLGLAREIMPSEVPASTYEKVEDLQAQGKTVMLFMTNDEVLAIFAVMDQPRAESENVIAQLHALGIEKTVMLTGDNRQTGEAISRKLGVKEVAAELLPQDKLEVIKRLKAKYGKVAMVGDGVNDAPALASANVGVAMGGAGTDTALETADVALMADDLTQLPFTVRLSRKALRVIKQNITIALMIKVVALLLIIPNWLTLWMAIFADMGATLLVTLNGLRLLRTT; the protein is encoded by the coding sequence GTGGAACGTCATGATGATCAAAAGCAAGTGTTTCGTATACAAGGATTCACCTGAGCAGGATGTGCTGCTCGGTTTGAGCAGAATGTTAAGGCTCTAAAAGGGGTTCAGGATGCAAAAGTGAATTTTGGTTCATCTAAGATCACGGTCTATGGTCAGACCTCCATCAAACAGCTAGAAAAAGCGGGGGCATTTGAAAATTTATCCGTGTATCCTGAGAATGAAGCGGTCACTCGTATCCCCTTATGGCGAAATAAAGCAGCCCTTCGTACAATGATATCTGGACTTTTGCTTGTGATTGGATGGGGACTCCATCTCAACATAGGTGAAGATGTAGCGATTTATGCCTATCTGGCCTCTATCGTGCTTGGTGGATACGTCTTGTTTATACAAGGCCTTAATAATCTTATACATTTTCGTTTTGATATGAAAACACTCATGACCATCGCTATTTTCGGTGCCGCAGCGATTGGAGAATGGGGGGAAGGTGCAACGGTCGTTTTCCTTTTTGCCATTAGTGAAGCTCTAGAAACGTATTCAATGGATAGGGCACGGCAATCGATACGTTCATTAATGGACATATCCCCCAAGCAGGCATTGGTCAAGAGAGATGAAAAGTGGGTCACTGTCGCAGTTGAAGATGTCAGGGTCGGAGATATCATGTCGGTGAAACCAGGTGAAAAGATTGCCATGGACGGCACGGTGATAGAAGGTCACTCCTCTGTGAACCAGTCTGCGATTACAGGTGAATCTCTGCCAGTCTCCAAATCGAGTGGTAATGAGGTGTTTGCCGGGACCTTAAACGAAGCCGGACATTTGACTGTAGAAGTGACGAAAAAGGTTGAAGATACGACGATAGCTAAAATCATTCACCTTGTAGAGGAGGCACAGGCAGAAAAGGCGCCTTCTCAACTCTTTGTGGACCGCTTCGCCGCTTACTATACGCCTGCTATTATCGTCATTGCGGCGGGTATCACAACATTACCCCCTTTGTTATTTGCGGCGGAATGGCATGAATGGATCTATAGAGGCCTCGCCGTTCTCGTTGTGGGATGTCCATGTGCGCTAGTTATTTCAACCCCGGTGTCAATCGTAACGGCGATTGGGAATGCCGCTAAAAAAGGAGTCCTCATAAAAGGGGGCATTCATCTTGAAGAGATCGGCCGATTAAAAGCCATAGCTGTTGATAAAACAGGGACCCTGACCACAGGCAAACCCAATATGACAGACATCATTGTCATGAATCCAGACAGACAACCACAGGACCTGTTAGGTGTGGCTACAGCCATCGAGACACAATCACAACATCCCCTAGCTACGGCCTTCAAGGACCATGCACAACAACAGAAAGTAGATATTGAAGCCTGGTCTGTCAATGATTTTCAGTCATTAACGGGTAAAGGTGTAAAAGCAACGGTGAACGGTGAGACGTATTACGTTGGACATCTGGGCCTAGCCCGGGAGATAATGCCAAGTGAGGTGCCTGCGAGTACCTACGAGAAGGTTGAGGACTTGCAAGCACAAGGCAAAACTGTCATGCTTTTCATGACAAACGATGAAGTATTAGCTATATTTGCTGTTATGGACCAGCCAAGGGCAGAGAGTGAGAACGTGATAGCCCAGCTTCACGCGTTAGGTATTGAAAAGACAGTGATGCTAACGGGGGATAACCGTCAGACGGGTGAGGCTATCAGCCGCAAGCTAGGTGTAAAAGAAGTGGCAGCAGAACTTCTTCCTCAAGACAAATTAGAGGTCATCAAGAGATTAAAAGCGAAGTATGGTAAAGTGGCTATGGTTGGAGACGGTGTCAATGATGCTCCGGCGTTAGCGTCAGCTAATGTCGGTGTGGCCATGGGTGGCGCCGGGACGGATACGGCACTTGAGACGGCGGATGTCGCTCTTATGGCGGATGACCTGACTCAATTACCTTTTACAGTGAGGTTAAGTCGCAAAGCCTTACGTGTCATTAAGCAGAATATTACAATAGCGCTGATGATTAAGGTTGTTGCTTTACTCCTGATCATCCCCAACTGGCTGACGTTATGGATGGCCATTTTTGCCGATATGGGAGCGACACTCCTTGTCACACTTAACGGTCTAAGATTATTACGGACGACATAG
- a CDS encoding S1 RNA-binding domain-containing protein, whose protein sequence is MALQAGTIETLKVERQAPFGYFLTDDLEDVLLHENEIQGQIDIGEKIDVFLYRDKQQRLAATMTLPDIQLEHYGWGVVSEVIEHMGVFVNIGITKEILLSKDDLPKLMSVWPKPEDKVYVRLKTDKKDRLLADLAPESVIKELTHPASTEVFNTNVEGRVYRAVKIGTYILTTEGFRGFIHESQRREEPRLGQLVQGRVIDVKEDGTLNISLLPRKQERHGDAERIEAYMQSRGGAMPLSDKSSPEDIQSELKMSKGAFKRALGKLIKEKKVYQEDGWTFTNRSDDKK, encoded by the coding sequence ATGGCATTACAAGCAGGTACTATAGAAACACTAAAGGTTGAAAGACAAGCCCCATTTGGTTATTTTCTAACGGATGATTTAGAGGATGTCCTTTTACATGAGAACGAAATCCAAGGGCAGATTGACATAGGCGAGAAGATTGATGTCTTTCTGTACAGAGACAAGCAACAACGATTAGCAGCCACGATGACGTTACCTGACATACAGTTAGAGCATTACGGCTGGGGCGTTGTCTCTGAAGTGATTGAACACATGGGTGTGTTCGTTAATATCGGCATCACAAAAGAGATACTTCTCTCCAAGGATGATCTACCTAAATTAATGTCTGTATGGCCCAAGCCAGAAGACAAAGTCTATGTACGTCTCAAAACGGATAAAAAGGACCGGTTGCTCGCTGACTTAGCACCGGAAAGTGTGATCAAAGAACTCACACACCCCGCTTCAACAGAGGTGTTTAACACGAATGTGGAAGGTAGAGTGTATCGTGCGGTGAAGATAGGAACGTACATCCTCACCACAGAAGGCTTTCGCGGATTTATTCATGAGAGTCAGCGTAGGGAAGAGCCTCGATTAGGGCAATTGGTCCAGGGGAGAGTCATCGATGTGAAGGAGGATGGCACCCTGAATATTTCTCTACTCCCTCGTAAACAAGAAAGACATGGAGACGCCGAGCGGATCGAAGCGTATATGCAAAGTCGAGGGGGCGCCATGCCATTAAGTGATAAGAGTAGCCCAGAAGATATCCAATCAGAGCTTAAAATGAGTAAGGGTGCCTTCAAACGTGCACTAGGGAAATTGATCAAAGAGAAGAAAGTGTACCAGGAGGATGGCTGGACGTTTACTAACCGAAGCGACGACAAGAAATAG
- a CDS encoding Dabb family protein: MIKHIVMWKLKETAEGATKAENAYKIKTLLEGLKDKIEVIQSIEVGINIEPSETAYDVVLYSEFEDEQGLEAYQIHPDHQEAGSFVKKVVTERVVVDYRA; encoded by the coding sequence ATGATTAAACATATTGTTATGTGGAAGCTAAAGGAAACCGCTGAAGGCGCAACCAAAGCAGAGAATGCGTATAAAATAAAGACGCTGTTAGAAGGTCTAAAAGATAAGATTGAAGTCATCCAATCTATTGAAGTGGGGATTAATATTGAGCCTTCTGAAACAGCGTATGATGTTGTCCTATATTCAGAATTCGAGGATGAACAGGGACTCGAAGCGTATCAAATTCATCCCGATCATCAAGAAGCAGGGAGCTTTGTTAAAAAGGTGGTCACGGAACGTGTCGTGGTAGACTATAGGGCATAG
- a CDS encoding S-layer homology domain-containing protein encodes MRINIVKLISAVIVILLVSTSVVVSNGHAEDSRFNMTYIHYPSTSAYVETVEQTQEALDVVSPNYFDISSEGELEITSKLDTSFIEEMHARGVKVVPFLSNHWDRTSGENALENMETLVNDLAEAVETYQLDGINVDIEGLNHTHRDDFTSFVRLLREVIPAELEVSVAVAANPRGWETGWHGMYDYAKLAQHSDYLMIMSYDEHSAGSEPGPVASYNFTEQSIQYALDQGVHRDKIVLGLPFYGRLWQTETPDMNENQDDAREEDLTNNETEAGHDSENESEIGSNSGEEADGEESSPNQEQTQPAPITGSGVPLFRVNELVDHFDAHVERVGDRGSKATFTVSENDEDFNIHAWSDPLSPGQYELWFDDDTLIRQKLDLVHEYNIKGTGSWSLGQENSSIWQYYRLWLDGKRFEDVSVDHWARESVMRVEYNGWIVGKTLTQFAPSDQVTRREAATILVRAMNLQAEESISNPSFQDVTEDMWGYSAIEIAKQHGIFAGKTEGLFKPNDPITRQELAVVFKRLFELSELSDTHPFPDVNPDTAPWSYAAIASVKENNVFGGFSDGTFRPKAPTTRAEMAALMVRLSHEFE; translated from the coding sequence ATGAGAATTAACATTGTCAAACTGATTTCAGCTGTCATCGTTATCCTACTAGTTTCAACGTCTGTGGTGGTGTCAAACGGACATGCTGAGGACAGCCGGTTTAACATGACGTACATCCACTATCCGAGTACATCAGCATATGTAGAAACGGTAGAGCAAACACAAGAAGCTTTAGACGTTGTGTCTCCCAACTATTTTGACATTAGTTCTGAAGGCGAGCTTGAGATCACCTCAAAACTAGATACGAGTTTCATAGAAGAGATGCATGCCAGAGGGGTTAAAGTCGTCCCTTTCTTGAGTAACCATTGGGATAGAACGTCGGGCGAAAACGCGCTAGAAAACATGGAAACGCTCGTCAATGATCTTGCTGAAGCTGTTGAGACGTATCAGTTGGACGGTATCAACGTGGACATTGAAGGATTAAATCACACCCACCGTGACGATTTCACTTCATTCGTTCGCTTATTACGAGAAGTCATACCAGCGGAGCTTGAAGTTTCTGTTGCAGTAGCTGCCAACCCTAGAGGTTGGGAAACGGGCTGGCACGGCATGTATGATTATGCTAAGCTCGCTCAGCATAGTGACTACTTGATGATCATGTCATATGATGAGCACTCCGCAGGAAGTGAACCAGGTCCTGTCGCTAGTTACAATTTCACCGAACAGTCCATCCAATATGCCTTAGATCAAGGTGTACATAGAGACAAAATCGTGTTAGGGCTACCCTTCTACGGTCGTTTGTGGCAGACCGAGACACCTGACATGAATGAAAACCAAGACGACGCTCGTGAAGAGGACTTAACCAACAACGAGACAGAAGCAGGGCATGATAGTGAGAATGAGAGTGAGATTGGAAGCAATAGCGGTGAAGAGGCAGACGGTGAAGAAAGCAGCCCTAACCAAGAACAAACCCAGCCTGCACCGATCACAGGATCAGGTGTCCCTTTGTTTAGAGTGAATGAACTCGTCGATCATTTTGACGCCCACGTCGAACGTGTAGGTGACAGAGGTTCAAAGGCAACATTTACAGTCTCTGAAAATGACGAAGATTTCAACATTCACGCTTGGTCTGATCCCCTATCTCCAGGGCAATACGAGTTATGGTTCGATGATGATACGTTAATCAGACAAAAACTAGATCTCGTCCATGAGTACAATATTAAAGGAACAGGTAGCTGGAGCCTAGGCCAGGAAAACTCAAGTATATGGCAGTACTATCGTTTGTGGTTAGACGGTAAACGATTCGAGGATGTGTCTGTCGATCACTGGGCTAGAGAAAGCGTCATGCGTGTTGAATACAACGGTTGGATCGTTGGAAAAACGTTAACACAATTCGCACCAAGCGATCAGGTCACCAGAAGAGAAGCTGCCACGATCCTCGTTAGAGCCATGAACCTGCAAGCGGAGGAAAGTATCTCAAATCCTTCGTTCCAAGATGTGACTGAAGACATGTGGGGATACTCTGCCATAGAGATCGCCAAACAACACGGCATTTTTGCTGGTAAAACGGAAGGATTGTTCAAGCCAAACGATCCTATTACAAGACAGGAACTAGCCGTTGTGTTCAAACGCTTATTCGAATTAAGTGAATTGTCGGACACCCATCCTTTTCCTGACGTGAACCCGGACACCGCTCCTTGGTCTTACGCAGCAATTGCTTCGGTTAAAGAAAACAATGTATTCGGCGGCTTTAGTGACGGTACTTTTAGACCGAAAGCGCCGACAACTCGTGCCGAGATGGCTGCCCTTATGGTCCGTCTCTCTCACGAATTTGAATAA
- a CDS encoding nucleotidyltransferase domain-containing protein — protein sequence MKDTIIKEIKRIEQEKDVTILFACESGSRAWGFPSKDSDYDVRFIYVHRPEWYLSIDEGRDVIELPIDDLLDINGWDIRKALKLFRKSNPPLQEWLRSDIIYYERYSFAEKLKGLSPRVFSPISCTYHYLSMARGNYREFLQGDQVKIKKYFYVLRPILACQWIEKHHTMPPILFQDLVKDLVPKGHLYDEIHNLLERKMEGDELDFEPRIDVINEYIETQIEHIDQFVKGIQFNQDDPTEQLNKLFRDTLHEVYQFSSNP from the coding sequence ATGAAAGATACAATAATAAAAGAAATCAAACGCATCGAACAAGAGAAGGACGTGACTATTCTTTTTGCCTGTGAGTCTGGGAGTCGGGCATGGGGGTTCCCTTCAAAGGACAGTGATTATGACGTGCGGTTCATCTATGTTCATCGACCTGAATGGTATTTATCCATTGACGAAGGAAGAGATGTCATTGAGTTACCGATCGATGATTTACTCGACATCAATGGGTGGGATATACGTAAGGCACTGAAACTATTCCGCAAGTCAAACCCTCCACTGCAGGAATGGCTAAGGTCAGATATCATCTACTACGAACGTTATTCTTTTGCAGAAAAGCTGAAAGGATTAAGCCCTCGCGTTTTTTCACCTATTTCTTGTACGTATCATTACCTCAGTATGGCACGGGGGAACTATCGTGAGTTTTTACAAGGGGACCAAGTCAAGATTAAAAAATACTTCTATGTGCTTAGGCCAATCCTGGCTTGTCAATGGATTGAAAAGCATCACACAATGCCACCGATTTTGTTTCAAGACCTCGTCAAGGACCTCGTGCCTAAGGGACACTTATATGACGAAATTCATAACCTCTTAGAGAGAAAGATGGAGGGGGATGAGCTGGATTTTGAGCCTAGGATTGATGTGATTAATGAGTACATAGAAACACAGATTGAACATATCGATCAATTCGTTAAAGGTATTCAATTTAACCAAGATGATCCTACTGAGCAGTTAAATAAGCTATTCAGAGACACACTGCACGAGGTGTATCAATTTAGTAGTAATCCTTAA
- a CDS encoding DinB family protein — translation MKHLFEYNWQVRDEWFERCRTLSHEVLLQERQGGVGSILETLFHIVDVEYSWIRAMKGLPDLAPHFEDYKSLEQVKALSENYRQDIIAMIDAWDNEWTYKPVQASWMEGTFYCGEVIRHLIAHEIHHVGQLSVWARELGLEPVSASFIERDLMQKD, via the coding sequence ATGAAACATTTATTTGAGTATAATTGGCAGGTCCGCGATGAGTGGTTTGAGAGATGTCGTACACTTTCTCATGAAGTGCTCCTTCAAGAGCGTCAAGGCGGTGTAGGCTCTATTTTAGAGACATTGTTTCATATCGTTGATGTTGAATATAGTTGGATTCGAGCGATGAAGGGGTTACCAGATCTTGCGCCTCACTTTGAGGATTATAAAAGCTTAGAGCAAGTGAAGGCACTTTCTGAAAACTATCGTCAGGATATTATAGCAATGATAGATGCTTGGGATAACGAATGGACCTATAAACCTGTCCAGGCCTCATGGATGGAAGGCACGTTTTACTGTGGAGAAGTGATAAGGCACTTAATTGCTCATGAGATCCACCACGTTGGACAGTTGTCCGTGTGGGCTAGGGAACTCGGTCTTGAGCCAGTGTCTGCTAGTTTTATAGAAAGGGACCTGATGCAAAAAGATTAA
- a CDS encoding YitT family protein: MKRLVEFIILTIGSMTVAAGLELILAPNELVDGGVTAVAIMTNAVWDIPLWVIFLMLNVPMLVFAGRYMGRKFVIRSLYANVITTLSLIWLAPKPPITTSEILIVLYGGFLLGVGIGLVVKVGGAIDGTEMLAIFLNKKYHIPFSTFLFGINAIILCIAAFVFSIEHAMFSIAVFFIVTKTVDFILDGLNQEKAIMIISRKPEEVGERLIRELDVQLTYLHGEGGYSNEPRKTIYCITNRFMYPKLKEMVLAIDSEAVLEASSATETTGVKHKRFHHI, translated from the coding sequence GTGAAGCGCTTAGTAGAGTTTATCATTCTGACGATTGGCTCGATGACTGTGGCAGCGGGACTTGAACTCATATTAGCACCCAATGAGCTTGTCGATGGGGGCGTTACAGCAGTAGCCATTATGACTAACGCCGTGTGGGATATTCCATTATGGGTGATTTTCCTCATGTTAAATGTCCCTATGTTAGTGTTTGCTGGTCGGTATATGGGTAGGAAGTTTGTCATTCGCAGTCTATACGCTAATGTGATCACCACCCTTTCACTGATTTGGTTAGCGCCGAAGCCACCGATTACAACGTCCGAGATCTTGATTGTGTTATATGGTGGTTTTCTACTCGGTGTCGGCATAGGGTTAGTCGTCAAAGTCGGGGGTGCCATTGACGGGACAGAGATGTTAGCTATTTTCTTAAATAAAAAATATCACATCCCGTTCAGTACGTTCTTATTCGGCATAAATGCGATTATTTTGTGCATCGCTGCCTTTGTTTTCTCAATCGAGCATGCGATGTTCTCTATCGCGGTATTTTTTATCGTCACCAAAACAGTAGATTTTATATTAGACGGTCTCAATCAGGAAAAAGCGATTATGATTATCTCTCGTAAACCGGAGGAAGTAGGGGAACGACTGATTAGGGAGTTGGACGTGCAATTAACATACCTTCACGGAGAAGGGGGTTACTCCAACGAGCCGAGAAAGACGATCTACTGTATTACCAATCGATTTATGTACCCCAAACTAAAAGAAATGGTGCTGGCTATCGATTCAGAAGCTGTCCTAGAGGCTTCCTCTGCCACCGAAACAACCGGTGTGAAGCATAAGCGATTTCATCACATCTAG
- the licT gene encoding BglG family transcription antiterminator LicT has translation MNIKKIFNNNVVLLEDDNQQEMVVMGKGIGFNKNKGEEIDFSKVDKKFVLSKSMSDKLVDLIRDISPEHLHLSNLIIEQAKKELDVPLNDNIYITLTDHISFALSRIKEGLVIKNALYWEVKKFYTKEYEVALKAKDIIEKEMAIVLPEDEAASIALHLVNAQQGEQDMEQTVTMTQIVTDVRSIVKYHYGMDMDENSINYSRFMTHLRYFAYRILRDDWVTEEDDFLYHQVKAKYPEAYRCVQKIVTYLETHFGKVPTKEEQVYFMIHIHRVTSREKKHTT, from the coding sequence ATGAACATAAAAAAAATCTTCAACAACAACGTCGTTTTGTTAGAAGACGACAATCAACAGGAAATGGTTGTGATGGGCAAAGGAATAGGGTTTAACAAGAATAAAGGTGAGGAAATTGATTTCTCAAAAGTAGATAAAAAGTTTGTCTTATCAAAAAGTATGTCCGATAAACTCGTAGATTTAATTCGTGACATTTCACCTGAACATTTGCATCTATCTAATTTGATTATTGAACAGGCCAAAAAAGAGTTAGATGTCCCTCTGAACGACAATATTTATATTACACTAACCGATCATATCAGCTTTGCGCTATCACGTATAAAAGAAGGTTTAGTGATCAAGAACGCGCTGTACTGGGAAGTGAAGAAATTTTACACAAAAGAATATGAAGTGGCACTGAAAGCGAAAGACATCATTGAAAAGGAAATGGCTATTGTATTGCCAGAAGATGAAGCCGCTTCCATCGCTTTACATCTTGTTAATGCCCAGCAGGGTGAACAAGACATGGAACAAACCGTGACCATGACACAGATTGTCACAGATGTACGGAGTATCGTCAAATACCATTACGGGATGGACATGGACGAAAATTCTATAAACTACAGTCGGTTTATGACCCATTTACGTTATTTTGCTTACCGTATATTGCGTGATGATTGGGTAACTGAAGAGGATGATTTTCTTTACCATCAAGTCAAGGCGAAGTATCCAGAAGCTTACCGCTGCGTGCAAAAGATTGTGACCTATCTTGAGACCCATTTTGGCAAGGTCCCAACGAAGGAAGAACAGGTATATTTTATGATTCACATTCATCGTGTGACGAGTAGAGAAAAAAAGCATACGACATGA